A genomic stretch from Coregonus clupeaformis isolate EN_2021a chromosome 23, ASM2061545v1, whole genome shotgun sequence includes:
- the LOC121554058 gene encoding 39S ribosomal protein L30, mitochondrial, translating to MAMLCRGLHIPSPIQVLTETTPLPWLILFRSKFTRARIPQELLDERSQEHEKYGGNPEQPHKLHVVTRVKSTMRRPYWEKKLVEGLCLQKAYVPVIHKNIPSVNNQLKFIKHLVRIQPLKLPHGLPAEEDMADTYLNSKGELIVRRLLKPVESKAIES from the exons ATGGCAATGCTATGTCGTGGTCTTCATATACCTTCCCCAATTCAG GTTTTAACAGAAACCACGCCTCTGCCTTGGTTAATTTTATTCCGCAGCAAGTTCACCAGAGCACGGATCCCACAAGAG TTGCTGGACGAGCGGTCTCAAGAGCATGAGAAGTATGGTGGCAACCCGGAGCAGCCCCATAAGCTGCACGTGGTGACGCGGGTCAAGAGCACCATGCGCCGACCCTACTGGGAGAAGAAGCTAGTGGAGGGACTCTGCCTGCAGAAG GCATATGTACCTGTAATTCACAAGAACATCCCTTCAGTCAACAACCAGCTGAAATTCATCAAGCATCTTGTGAG GATCCAGCCACTGAAGCTTCCCCATGGTCTCCCTGCTGAGGAAGACATGGCCGACACCTACCTGAACAGCAAAGGAGAGCTGATCGTACGACGCCTCCTCAAACCTGTAGAGTCCAAAGCCATAGAGTCATAG